In the Plasmodium sp. gorilla clade G2 genome assembly, chromosome: 12 genome, AAcacacaaaataataattccaATGATAATTCATCATGTAACAATAAAGATGATATTATCCTATATAGAGaagaattttataaaaacgaattaaacatattttttaatttaatatatatattaaatgaaaagtATAGAACAAAAATATCCCTAATAAGCATATATCAATTACAAATTgttgatttatatttaagaTCATTTTTcatgaattatttttattttcctatttatttaaaaactttttttttcaaatgtaGAAATATTAAGTTAAACGTAGAAGATTATATAATCTTATCCTCAAAAACACATCGAAATATCTCTCGATTTCTTAATATTGTTGGTATAAGACATAGAAGTGAGGTATTGTTTGGTCCTTATCAATTAGATATTGTAATAGATTTTctagaaaagaaaaacacagataattatttacatattttaaaacatcAAAACTGTAATAAGGATGATAAAAGTATAATATGTGATAATTTATCTAATGATAATTCAAACgattgtaatattatttataaagcCAAAAGgttagaaaaagaaaatattataaacaatcaagatggaaaatataaagtAATTGAAAaagttttaaataaaaatattgttataGAAGTTGATGGTATAtctcatttttataaagaaaGTTTTAGTCGAACAATTAATTCTGTTATTAaagattatattttaaaaaaacttGGTTggaatattatacatataccATATCAAGAATGGAATCAATGTtttacttttaaaaaaaaagtattatatGCAAttgaaattttaaaaaatattttacaaataaGTAAGCAGGATATATCTGTAGAGCATTTTATTCACTtgttaaatgaaaaaaaaaaaaatgatcatACTTTTTTAAAATCAAACATGACACATATGAATgtttcttataataataacatggGTGGTACAGAAAATGAAATGCAAATACATTCAAAAGATCGAATTGACGACATATCAAATGAACAAAtccaaaataatatgaaaaataatatgaaaaataataataataatgatataccTAAATTTTATACTGTCAGTGAagagaatatttttttaaatcaaataaaaaataaaaacacacgtcaacaaaatattatgaagaaaatgagaGAAGActcaaaattaaaatatgattATAACATATcgtgtaaaaaaataaatgaagatcTAAAGATGAATCTTATGTATGATGATAACGACGAGGACTAAATCAATGCATAAAAGGAAACATGAtacattatatgtataaataaataaatatatatatatatatatatatatatcatttagtCTTTTGAATAGCTGTAATGGTATTAGggctatatataattatagcaaaatattatacatataaattgtataatattataatatttgtcaattttaatatgttacacatatatatatatatatatatatatatttatttatttattatttttttttttttttttgttgtctCATATTcattgttaatatttttttgtcaaTCATTATGAAgtcataattttaattttttttatttttgaatatttcaagtagaataaaaatatgtcatTTGacttttatgaaaaaaaaaaaaaaaaaaaaaaagagataattaaatatttgacaaatgtttaaaaaaaaaaaaatacatatatgtaaaaatatatatttgtatataaataaagtcaaaattttgtaaatattaaaataatataaaaaaggagggaaaaaataaaaatatatatatatatatacatatactttattttctttggtacataaaatataatgttgatacgaataaatgaaaatatgttctctataatgttttaatatatctaatttgtctatcattatatatatatatatatatatatatatatatatgtatatatatatatgtatatattattttatttttatttgtttgtgtgtgtgtgtggtgataatattttaattttattgatATTACTTTTacattgttatatataataaataaaaatgtaagatattaatataaccacatatatatatatatatatatatatattttttgtgatataatatgattgtttcttttttaaaaaattgtgtttttttaaatttgtaCAATTTTAGTAGTCTCCTATTTTTGGTGCAAGGAAAAAAGTTAAATGTGATGGATCTTGTAGGTCAGTTAATTGttgtttaaaattaaatttaatagaTATAGGTATATGAGGagataatgatattaatactTCATCTGATAATGATGAAGCTCTTGAGAACATGACTAGATATCTTGTGGCAAATTCTTGAGATACAGATTTTGTACAAGTTATAGAAATATCAGTCATATCATTAGTAAATTGTTTTGTAACTTTAATATCTGATCCTGTAGTGCTTAAAATCATAGCATCTTTTTTCATAGATATAGATACATTATCACCTAttgaatttaaatattttgtaaattcTTGAAACTTTTTTGATTTCATAGTACATTGACAATGATATTCAGATTGTGGTATTTCTAAATGTTCTTTTTGAgcattaattaattttactTGTATTTCTAAAGAATCATCAGCACTTGAttgttcttcttcatcaATAATTCCAATATTTAAAACTgcatcattttcattatcttctttaaataaaaaaacggTCGACTTTTCTTTTATCactgataatatttttagcATGAAATTAATACTTATGCCTAAAACACAATTCTTATCACacctaaaaaaataatatatttaaatggtaatacaaaaaaaaatatatatatgtattaatatatataatatattaatacatatatatatccttatGTAGTATAAAAATGTTACCTATAGTGTTGAAAAAAATCAGATACAATATTCAAATCAACCAGTGAAACATGACTACAGTCCATGGATTGCATTTTGATTCCATTCTCATCACATTCTAGATTTACTTCAGtacatatatcttttaatgtttcaaataattttttaaaaaattgacCATCTATTCTGCATTCAAACATTTTGATTAAGtggatttatttatttatatgtatattatatatatatatatatatatatatgtttatatgtttatatttatattatattaaatttatatattatatattaatatatttatatttatttatttttatgtttattttattatttaatccTTAATTGTTTTTAAACCTATTAGGTAAGAACTTAGATGTGAAAATTATTGATCATTCaagaaatttttaaattttttgaaaaaaaaaaaaaaaaaaaaaaaaaaaaaaaagtgcaATGTGATATACTAAAaaagttttatttttatcatttaaaaaaaaaaaaaaaaaaaaaaaaaaaattaatatatatgcatatatatttcatatacaGATGTGTATTCCTCTTTgattttatttgattttatttcatttcattttattttttatttatttattttttttttttgatcacCCCAAAGAAAGATATATAATCCTCATATTAAGAATTAAAGATAgcacaaaaataaaaatatacatataaataagtgatatatatatatatgaacatatatatattaatttttaaacatataaatatagtaatatatatttatatatatatatatatattcatatgtatatcattatattgtatttagttaataattatatacattgtCTATGtgtataaaagaaaaaaatatatacttttaatatatctgacataaacaaataaactataaaaaaaaaataatatatatattatatatatatatattatatttttttattaattttataagaaCAGAAATTTCATCAGaagatttattataattattattacactTATGTGAAAGATAGtataatcattttatatttaaattatattaaaatatatatatttttttttttcttatcatttatatataaatgaaaaatatagcTAGCAtctaattataaaattatcaaaataaatataaatacaatattattatattacaaccttcttattatatgacttctttattttttttaatggaaaggaaaaaaaatgtgtttcatcatttttatctttttaaatattacatgaaataaaatatatatatatatatatatatatatatatatgtaggaaattttttataagcgtcttgatataaaaaaaaagattatattttacgattgtatatataattttatgtagGTATGTTTTATCTTTCTttctcatataatataatcacttcttataaatattgaaaatatattttatatgtttaatgTATTGTCAATCgagatattaataaatatataaggatttatacatatttaaaaaaaaaaaaaaaaaaaaaaaaaacaatacaaAATCGTTACATATAAATTCAACcttatcttttttaaatttatgaGAAAAGGAAgagaataataaattaacatATCCTATTATGTGAaggaaaaacatatatacaattcacattcaattaaaatatttattatattatatatatattgtatttatttatttttatttccatgcccaaaatatatattatacatataataatgtatataattatatgggccttaaaaaaatgagataatgccaaataataaatattattgtcataatacctatttaattatacataatacatacaagatttatgtatataaattatataatataaatatttttccccttaattaaaatatatgtatataatataagtatatttgaaaaaagtcgtttttaaaaataatataaaaattatatgttgtcgttataaaaaaatataggataatatataattgttatatatttattcatcaTATTCTAAACaacaaatatgtatataataaaataatttaatatgattgaatatatataacaatattttataattaattataaacattttaataaaggaaaagaagaaagggaattttttttttttttttttttaatatgttcaaaatatataaaaaggaagaaattactttgtaataatatataacaatatatatatatatatatatatatatatttttatttatttataaagtttctttcttattattttaaatatccctattttctaatataaaatatatattttattttatatatccaatttacaaatgaattaaaaaaaaaaaaaaacaaaacaacaCTATACAAATCAAAGCAACAAAATTTTTCATCACAAAATGAAGtttcaaaataaaagaaaaaaaaaacattttataaaaaataaaaaagggaatgaaaaaaataattcaaataaaaatatggacGATTCAGAAATCGAATCTGATGACATCCTTTCCTCGCAAGATTCTGATAATAACGTAACCTTGTtaaataagaagaaaaaattaaattatgatgaagaagattaTAGTGATGATGTtatagatgataataaaaatgtagatGAAGAGAATGATGACAATGAATATGAAAATGTGTTTAATAATCCAGaagaaaggaaaatatatctagctaaaaaatatttaaaagacaTGGGAATTGAAAGTAGTGATGAAGATAATGAGGAAGAAGATTCCTCCGATGAAGGACAATCCATATCTAGTGGAGAATCACAAAAATCTTTAGATGACAATTTAAGTGACGATCCTTTTTCTTCTGATGAAGAAagtgacaaaaaaaaaaaaaaaaaaaaagtaagcAAAGCATTAATAGATAATGAGAAATCTCAAAGTAAAaaacatttaataaatttaggaaataaaataaaaattttttatgatgaaaaattatCATCAAATGTAACAAAtaggaataataaaaatgaattaaaattagaaaaacAACAAtgtaataatgatattaatatacataacaATATTCTATGTGACAATAAAAATCTTATCTTTTATTATGGTCATAAGAAAAGTGTTACTTGTGTAGCTTCACCAgattataatttatcatttgttgatcaatatgaatataaaaatgaatacaaTGTAAACAAGTATAATGGATATAACAATGGGAAGTTTTTTTATCAAcacaatgaaaataataattcaaataatattcataataattattatggtGATGAAGAGGATATATcgaataatcataataaggatgatattattatggaacctaaattttttgaaaatacaTCAATTAATACTATATATACAGGAGGAAAAGATGCTTGTATTATTGAGTGGGATATTATTAAAGGAGAAAAGGTCCATATTTataaaggaaataaaaattcatttACAAACTttggaaataaaaatagtataAGTCATTTTAAAAGTGTTATGGATATTtattgtaataaatataattctttttttatatctgtTGGAAgtgataatttaattaatgtATGGGATAAtcgtataaataaaaaatgtacaaATTCAATTATTggtcataaaaatataatcagTGGTATAGTTGGATGTAATAACAATATAGAAGAGTTACATATGGACCATAATTTCTTTACTTCATCTTATGATAAAACTATTAAATTATGGGATTTAAGATTTTTTGATAAATgcataaatacatatttaggtcatacaaataatatacttACCATGAATTCTATTgatcaaaataaattaataacatCATCTAATGATTATACATTACGTGTTTGGAATACGAAAAATgataatcatatattatttaatattaattatgaaATTATTGAATCGTGTTGTAcacttaataataaaatattcattgCTGGAACATTCTCAggacatatttatatttttaactcTTCTTATAAAAAACCAATTTGTATACAACAAAATGCACACAACTCCTTTTCTATAACATCGCTTATAAGTATCCCctatacaaatatttttatttctggATCTTATGATGGCTATGTACACTTTTGgcaatttaaaaatatgaacaaaattTCAGCTAGTGTTCAGAAAATTATGACTGTTCAGGTAAATGGTACAgtaaataaattttcatttgCACACAATTATaggtatttatatatagctATAGGGAATGAAATGCGTCATGGCAGTTGGACAaagacaaaaaataaaaatgggCTAGCCATTATACCACTACATTTTTTAGCATAGCttttgaaaatatacaaatgttAGCAAataggggaaaaaaaaaaaaaaaaaaaataaaaaaaaataatacacatatataatatatatatatatatgtgaacaattttttgtttatatatgttgttttatttttatttaatacaaaaatatatatatatatatatatataagttgagtttatttaaaatattattatattttcctttacttttatttatttatttatttatttattttttagtaacatatatattttaaaacttGTTAAAATTTTAACATTATAATTTCagtgattattataatataatacaaaatattttatataataatcataataatattgtttgTAGGTtctcaaaaaatatatttaaattctattaatttaaaaaaaaaaaaaaaaaaaaaaaggtatacttttataaagcatgtattatatatattatatattacatatgtatgttaagaattattttatgtgcggtaatataagaaaatatttgtacgtatacaaatatttttgtataaattaatatgcttaatttataatattttcttacatatgatatatataatttaattttaattttttttttttttttttttaatatgttataacatttaatatgttttttttttaaacaagtatttattaaaatattttcatatatattataacaactTCATGTCGTAGTAAAATAATCAAtcgaataaaaaaaaaaatatggatgaTAATCCAGTGGATTTAttgattttcttttttgctAATCTATCCTTttctataattattttctatttttttttaagagaAGAAAAGGATTCCAAAGTAAAGTATGTGTGAttaatatggataataaaaatgtatattctttttatgtaaatatataaatatgttgtgtgtatgaatttttttttttttttttttgtgatcaaaaaaaataaatatataggaagaaataaagataaaaaaaaaaaaaaaaatcaatatatatatatatatatataatgggggaaaaaaaaaaaaaattaaagatttgtttttcttttattattatgaagaaataaaatgtaaatatttttaattcatgCTTTTCAGATataaagtaataaaaaatgaagaaatgcAGGAATTTGgagtataaataaaaaaaaaaaaaaaaaaaaaaaaaaaaggaataatatatatgaatatatatatatgtgtatatattatattatattatatagaataaaaaatTCGCAAAATGGACATATGAATCAttagtttattttttaaatatatacgtATACACACAAGGGAAggataaaagataaaaaatataaaatgaaatgaaattgaattaaattaaattaaaaaaaaaagaaaaaggaagATACAAATagatatacaaataattttcatacatttataatatcaaaatttagcatatttatatttgtattgtAAGAGAAAATATGTAGTTATAActtgataaatattataaatattataaatattgtaaatattgtaaatattataaatattttcattaatatgGAGGAAAATGGTAATAAGCGCTCgagtaaaatatttatatatattgtattgtGAAACATAAGTTTTCTccatcttttttaaaaatgaaagtatattattcaaaaattttaaacatatattatgaataaatattatatatatatattatcaatttatttattttttatttattatatttttcctcttttgaaaaattattattttagaaTAACAAATgatgaataaataatattatatatttatcttatttttttaaaaaataattattccaTCACATATTAAGTAAAGAGGATAATAAATCtaacataataattttttttttttttttctcggAGATAAGatataatgttttaaaaatatgatatataaacaaaataattataaagcattcaaatgataatgaaacaaatatattatatatatatatatatataatatattagatacatatatttaaatttaataacattatttcctttttacatattttcttaaaatttttttttttttgtatttaaaaTTTCACATCCTTTCGTTATTTTGGTATATATaacaacataatatatatataaatatatatatatatattaacaatataattaatatataatatttttaattataaagtaaacgattatatattattttttttcgttattattcttttctcaaaaaaaaaaaaaaaaaaaaaaaaaaatttacttcttttttttttgtaaaatgaGCAAGAAATATGTATACTGGGAAAAACAAGGTAATGATCGTATGTGTGGATTGCATTGTATAAATAGTATCCTtcaagtaataaaaaaaaaaatatatatgtattatacatatatgtgtccatttgttaatatattttgtggttatattatataaacattatattgaataatgttttttttgttttaacaACTTTACATACAATCAAAAGGGAATACAAACGTTGATTTGTATTAAtacatagatatatatatatatatgtatgtatatatttttaacgtgtatattataatattcatgagatataatatattttttttttttttttatttgtaggGCCCATATTACAGTGAAGATGTATTGGCTAGTATTGGAAAAGAATTAGATGAGAAAGAGAATGAATTTTTAAGAAGCTCATCTAACGATTTAGTAAgaaataattcatttaatgTATTAGATGATggatttataaatatatctgtAATTATTGAAAGTTTAAGaagaatgaatatattattaaaacatgTTTTTGAAGAagatttaattaaaataatatctaGTAATCATCAAGATATTGGTTATATTTGTAATTTACAAGAACATTGGTTTAGTATACGTAAAATTCATAATACTTGGTATGTATTAGACAGTTTAAAAAGTTCacctttatatattaaagatatgaatttaaaattttattttaatgatgttattaaaaaatatcatatattctCTGTTCAGAATATAAATCCATATGTATCTTTACCCAAACCAGATATCAATTTTATacctaaaaatattaatcaaTTTTATATCCCAACGAATGAAATATCTGAAATTTCAGGAGTATCAGATAGCTTGTTATTAGAAGATAAATATAACCTGAACAAGTCAGAAAATTATTCAGCATttaatcaaataaataacacACCAAATTTTCGTTGGCCAGAAAATGGGGGTAGAAGATTGAACgatgaaataaatacaacaaatatgaataatgtgGATGACGATGATGATTTAAAAATAGCATTAAAATTGTCTATGGAGGAATATATTAAGGTACACCCAAttcaaaaggaaaaaaaaaaataaataaataaataaataaatatatatatatatatatcaatatttatttatatcattctgCAGAATATGGTTCCACCACTTGAAGAAAAATCAAATGAAAATTGTATAAATGTGATGGTTAAATTGCCGAATAAAAAAATCCAGAAAAGGTTCAGTTTTACTAAAACATTATCAGTACGTTAAAAAGGATGggcacaaaaatatataaattaataaataaataaatataaatatatatatatatatatatatatatgtgtatgtatttattattttttgtgtaGGACTTATTTTATTGGATTGAATATGAGTCTGCTCAGGGCCAAGATATTACTTCATCtttactttttaaaaataattatttcctTTATCAGTTATACCCAAGGAgaaaattttgtaaatatcAAAATGGTTCTATCGAATTACATACCGGAGGCAAggtaatacaaaaaaaaaaaaaaaaaaaaaaaaaaaaaaaaaatatatatatatatatatatatataattatattatttactaCATTATTGTaaatttgtttcttttttttt is a window encoding:
- a CDS encoding proliferating cell nuclear antigen 2, whose translation is MFECRIDGQFFKKLFETLKDICTEVNLECDENGIKMQSMDCSHVSLVDLNIVSDFFQHYRCDKNCVLGISINFMLKILSVIKEKSTVFLFKEDNENDAVLNIGIIDEEEQSSADDSLEIQVKLINAQKEHLEIPQSEYHCQCTMKSKKFQEFTKYLNSIGDNVSISMKKDAMILSTTGSDIKVTKQFTNDMTDISITCTKSVSQEFATRYLVMFSRASSLSDEVLISLSPHIPISIKFNFKQQLTDLQDPSHLTFFLAPKIGDY
- a CDS encoding ataxin-3, putative — encoded protein: MSKKYVYWEKQGNDRMCGLHCINSILQGPYYSEDVLASIGKELDEKENEFLRSSSNDLVRNNSFNVLDDGFINISVIIESLRRMNILLKHVFEEDLIKIISSNHQDIGYICNLQEHWFSIRKIHNTWYVLDSLKSSPLYIKDMNLKFYFNDVIKKYHIFSVQNINPYVSLPKPDINFIPKNINQFYIPTNEISEISGVSDSLLLEDKYNLNKSENYSAFNQINNTPNFRWPENGGRRLNDEINTTNMNNVDDDDDLKIALKLSMEEYIKNMVPPLEEKSNENCINVMVKLPNKKIQKRFSFTKTLSDLFYWIEYESAQGQDITSSLLFKNNYFLYQLYPRRKFCKYQNGSIELHTGGKTELVHDKCLKDLNFEKEETFMMS